The region ttctcaatTATCATACAACAAAGCAAGCACaccttcaagttttttttttctgtgctcATTTCACAGAATCCGGCCCTCTTAGCTATAATTTCCACACTGGTCAGAGATCTTTCCATTCCTTCTCTATAGCTTTGTGGGTTCTCCTCTTTTTGTTTAACCACATAAAAAGAGTAAGAACTCCGGTTTAATTTCTTAGGCTATACATTGAAGTTCCAATAACATGGCAGAGGATCAGTGCAAACAAAAACCGAAACCAGAATCAGTCACAGTTGATGCTGAGACGAAGAGAAACAGGCTCCCATACTTTCTCTTATCAGTTAGACTCAAATATGTGAAGCTTGGCTATCATTATTTAATCTCTAGTGCCATGTATCTCTTGCTTGTTCCACTCCTATTCATTGCATCAGCTCATCTTTCAACACTCACTATCCGAGATTTTGTCCAGCTATGGAACCACCTCAAGTTCAATTTTGTCTCAGTAACTCTGTGCTCAGGTCTTGTAGTTTTCTTGGCTACTCTCTACTTCATGAGCCGtcctagaaaaatattcttGGTGGATTTTGCATGTTACAAGCCTGAACCTGCTCGAATGTGCACCAGAGAAACTTTCATGGAGAAATCAGCAGTAGCAGGCTGCTTCAGTGAAGAGAACCTGGCCTTTCAAAAGAAGATCCTCGAGAGGTCTGGTTTAGGACAAAACACCTACTTCCCCGAGGCTGTGATGCGGGTCACACCAAGGCCGTGCATGGAGGACGCAAGGAAGGAGGCTGAGATGGTGATGTTTGGAGCCATTGATGAGCTCTTGGCCAAAACTGGGGTTAAAGCTAAGGACATAGGTGTTCTTATAGTGAACTGCAGTTTGTTCAACCCAACCCCTTCTCTCTCTGCTATGGTAATCAATCATTACAAGCTTAGAGGGAACATATTGAGCTACAATCTTGGCGGTATGGGTTGCAGTGCTGGGCTTATTTCCATCGATCTCGCCAAGCAGCTTTTGCAGGTATGAAAAATCAAGTATCGTCCCTTTGTTTtggactagaaaaaaaatagggtgATGCAATTTAATGAAACGGCTCAGTAATTAATTTGGTGACATCCACAATCTGATGTCCAGCTGTTATTAGGCGATCGACCCATACCATGCTGAGTTTCATTGAACTTCGAATTACAGACAGGAGTTGTACTCTGATTAAAGAATAAAAGGTAGTAAGGAGTGTTCGAACAACATAAATGTTTGTCCCATGCACACAACCACCTTAGGTTGGTAAATAGTTTCCCTTTCAAACTCTATCCTTGTCGTTCACAGTACTGCATTTATAGCTTTGGAAACAGTTCAAACGTCCTTAATAAATAGGGAAAGAGAAAGTACTACACAAAAAACAAGATTAGTCCAATATTGCAATAAATCAACCTCCAAATATTTGCTGGCTGAGTTGGGTGAACGTTAAACTGATGATCCAGCTGTATGCCATGCTCTTTTTCGGAAATTGAAGCGCACAAGGTGGGTTCTGCATATATACAATGCTCCTGTGTATAAGTTAACTGATGgatattatcttaattaataacAGGTGCTCCCCAATTCCTATGCCCTGGTGATCAGTATGGAGAACATCACTCTTAATTGGTACTTCGGCAATGACCGCTCCATGCTTGTCTCCAACTGCTTATTCCGTATGGGTGGTGCCGCAATCCTTCTCTCCAACCGACCATCCGATCGCCGCCGCTCAAAGTATCAACTAATCCACACTGTTCGCACACACAAAGGTGCCGATGACAAGTGTTACAATTGTGTCTTCCAAAAGGAGGATGACACCAAAAGAATTGGTGTCTCACTTTCTAAAGACCTTATGGCTGTTGCGGGGGAAGCTCTGAAAACCAATATTACTACACTAGGGCCATTGGTACTTCCCATGTCAGAACAGCTCCTATTTTTTGCAACTTTAGTAGGAAGGAAGATCTTTAAACTGAACATAAAACCATACATTCCTGATTTCAAGTTGGCTTTTGAACACTTCTGCATTCATGCTGGAGGGAGAGCTGTGTTAGATGAACTAGAGAAAAACCTTGAGCTCTCTGATTGGCATATGGAGCCTTCAAGAATGACTCTTTATAGGTTTGGTAACACCTCTAGTAGTTCGTTGTGGTATGAATTGGCTTACTCTGAGGCCAAAGGAAGAATTAGGAAGGGTGATAGAACTTGGCAGATTGCTTTCGGTTCAGGATTCAAGTGTAACAGTGCGGTGTGGTATGCATTGAGGACGATCAATCCGGCAAAAGAGAAGAATCCCTGGATTGATGAGATTGATGAATTCCCTGTTCATGTGCCTAAAGTGGTGTCCATTGCTTCTTGAAGCTCGACAGTTTCCCCTTTTCGGAGGGAGATAGTTATAATGTCAATTGCTTacaactcttttcttttctttcgatttttcttttttgagaacGGATTATCAATTGTTTTATGTAAGTGCAATTTATGTGCAAGTGAAGACAATTAATTGTTTATGGTTAAATTCTGATTCTCTTcgtatttttattgtgttgttAATCAACGAATGTCATTCATGTTCAAGATGGCTGAAAAGCTGAACATTCTTTAATCCATCTTTTTCTCTCGAAATATTTATCAAGCCTCTCAGCCTCTGTTGGATCATTGATCTAGGAGAAAAGGAAAccgaaaaataaagaaaaggagcCTCTTGGATCATAACACCAGCCCAAGAAGATGGTtccattgttaattttttttttcctttttcttttttgataattaCAACCAATTCTAAGATCCATTTGGGCTATCTCAAAATCGAGCCATCCCATTAATCCCATCCATAGTTGTCAATTCCCAAATGCATTCTCGAGAATGCCAAGCATCAATTTGGTCGATTGTCCTGTTTTCATATATATGATATACATTCCCGATTGAGGCATTATTTACATGTATATTTCGTAGAAGGAAGTGCCAGGGCACCAATTGGATTGTTTACTTGCACAGCTAAGGTGCACTGAAATTCGTTTTAATAGGAGGTTGGTG is a window of Populus nigra chromosome 10, ddPopNigr1.1, whole genome shotgun sequence DNA encoding:
- the LOC133704672 gene encoding 3-ketoacyl-CoA synthase 11-like, with amino-acid sequence MAEDQCKQKPKPESVTVDAETKRNRLPYFLLSVRLKYVKLGYHYLISSAMYLLLVPLLFIASAHLSTLTIRDFVQLWNHLKFNFVSVTLCSGLVVFLATLYFMSRPRKIFLVDFACYKPEPARMCTRETFMEKSAVAGCFSEENLAFQKKILERSGLGQNTYFPEAVMRVTPRPCMEDARKEAEMVMFGAIDELLAKTGVKAKDIGVLIVNCSLFNPTPSLSAMVINHYKLRGNILSYNLGGMGCSAGLISIDLAKQLLQVLPNSYALVISMENITLNWYFGNDRSMLVSNCLFRMGGAAILLSNRPSDRRRSKYQLIHTVRTHKGADDKCYNCVFQKEDDTKRIGVSLSKDLMAVAGEALKTNITTLGPLVLPMSEQLLFFATLVGRKIFKLNIKPYIPDFKLAFEHFCIHAGGRAVLDELEKNLELSDWHMEPSRMTLYRFGNTSSSSLWYELAYSEAKGRIRKGDRTWQIAFGSGFKCNSAVWYALRTINPAKEKNPWIDEIDEFPVHVPKVVSIAS